tctttctttttattattattattattattattattattttatttttttaaaagttgaTGGAAGGGTAAGAGGTGGGCCGGATTTTCAGTTGCTCTTTGGCTGAAATGGGTTTGTGGTTTTAGAGATGGGGAACTGATTATTGCACACTCTACTTTTATCCATATACCCCTCATTCCCTTTTATTAAATTGCATTTAATCATTCCAAATTTACAATATGTCTAAGTGGGGTGTAGGCATAAAAATGTGGGTAGCTAACATATCATTTGGCTCAAGGATATTGCTGTTTGGGACTGGGAAACAGGgtgttccttttcttttcttttctttttttttttcttttttatttttgttggtctTTTCCCCCTAATTGGGTACTGGGttacagtgtgtgtgtgtgtgcgcgcgcgcagtGGGAAATGCAGCCATGTGAGTTGCTACTGCTCAGACTTTATCATTGTTAAAATTGGTTTCATGGAGATTAttgttcatttatatatatatatatatatatatataaatgaacaaTAATCTCCATGAAACCAATTTTAACAACGATAAAGTCTGAGCAGTAGCAATATATAGAAGGTGATGTTTTACTGTTTTGTCATTATTCATGTCACAAGGTTTTATTTCTATAATTTTGAAGCAAAGTAAGCCTTTTTCCCCTCCCTTTAAACATGCAGGTTTATTTATGCTTTTCTAGGATTGGGAATCACCTTGTGTGTGATAACATGCTCTGGCCATATTGCTGCGGAGACTTTGAATGGTCATTGCCTCTCTTGTGTATCCTTTTCTTAAGAATgatcaaaattcaatttcttaCTTCTGTTTTATCTTTTCAATAAATGTTCACTCTCTGGATTAGATTATAACATCGACTCATGCTTCTTCTTCTGTGTTGTAAGCTAAGGGGCTATGATCTAAGATAGGCGTCTTTGGTCTTATCCTTATTTATTCTCTCTAATTCTCAGGCTTCATAATTAATCATTACAGGGAGTGAAAAATCAGCTACTTCTAGGCTACCTATTACTCTGAAATGTTACTGAGAGTATGTTTTATGTTGATGAATTTACCATTTTGACTCGATCAAGATCAAATCTTGAAAGCCCAAAACCAAACTTGGATAAATGATGGGCTGAGTTTGAATTCGGTGTTAAATGTCAGCCATTACAGTTTTAGGAAAGATGCATTGCTGTTGAGACACACTAATGGTTTAAATACCATGAAAGGTATAATGATTAACTTACTAAGGCATATCACCTGAAACTTGACTTTGGCTCATGAAGGCCTGTGTCCAAGTTCAGTCGATTGAGTACTTAAAGTTATTTGAGTTCAAAAACCAGGAATGGATTGTGACCGATTTTCAGGTGGTTTTGGTCGAACCGCCAGTCCAATTGGGCTAACTCGTCTGAACCCAGGACATCTATGGAAGTATTTTAATacaataaaaaacaaacaaaactcTAGCAGAGTGGaaagtggacttagatgagggaaTGAGATTAGGGAAAGCAGACTGAGATGGCTTGGTCATGTTGCAACGGAGGCCGAGAATTATGCTGGTTAgatttggtacaagttgaaggctctaaaagggcatggGAAGGCCCAAAAGTATGTGGGTGGTGGTATTAAGACAAGACTTGACCAATGGTCTAACTAAATGCATTTCCCCTGattgagtggaatggtggaataggattcatgtagcccaacctaattaattgggataaggcttagacggTGGTGATGATGATAGGAATTCTGGCAAAGCAGATAGGACCTTCAGAATTTGAGGGTGGTCATGGGTTCGAGCTACACTTGCTTGTCATACATTTTGGAAACTATACCCATCTCGTTTTTCTGCGACATTTCCAGACCAAACCAGTTTGATCATCTGGTCTGATTAGATCCTAGTTTTAACACAAGTTTAAATAGCTAACGTGATTGCCTACTGGTTTATGTTTTTTCAATTCCCTCTtgcatcatgtttttttttttgaaagatgagaagcTTCATtataactgaaaaaaaaaaaaaaaaaaaaaaaaaaaaagagaagaggacaaaaggaagaaagaaaaaacaaaacctaacAGAACCTATACATCAGACTTGAAAAGAAAACAGGAAAAGTCACCTATAAACAGACTCAGAAGATAAAtacagagggagggagggagagcagCCAGACCCAAGTCTTGCGTCCTGGTTTTAACATAGGTTTAAATAGCTAAAGTGGTTGTGCATGCATTCATGTTTTTGaaccctctttctttctctcacacacgaaaagaaaagaaaagaaaagaaaacggagGAATGTGGATGGTGTCATGTCCTGATGTGCAAGTGCATCCCATGGTTGTTGATTTTAACCCAGGTTCTAGAAACAGTCAAGGAAGAGGCTCTCATCCAATCATTAATCAGtggcttcttctccttctccttccgcatTGATATTTACTAGTTGAGAGCACGCATTTAAAAGTCGAAGGTAATCATGTCTTTGCTAGCCCCCCTTCCACGCGCCAGTTTCATAGTAAGCAAGGCTGTGATATGTTTGTCATTCTCCTTGAACTTTTGACATTCTGTTGATGAATTTTAGAAGTGCTTTAGTTTTCTAGCTTGCTGCCCATGGATTTATTGGCAGATATATGATATAACCAAATACCAACTACAGATTGATTCAGGACGATGAACTGCAACAAATAAAATGCTATTAAATGTCCTAAACACATATTCATACTTTTGTGGTAGCATCACACCAACCAGATCCAAACCTCAGACATTATATGAGCTAGCATCAGAAGATGCTTATATTACACCAAGTAGGTCTTGAGGATTCTTTTCTCAAAGCAAGAGAATCTGTGTGCGTAAGAACTTCGCTTTTTCATTCAACTATTATTTATAAAAAAGTCttgtacatacatatatatatatatatatatatatatatatatatatatatatatacacacacacacacacacacacacatatatatatatatatatatatatatatatatatatacacacacacacacacacacacacacacatgaggaTTCTTTTCTCAAAGCAAGGGAATCTGTGTGCGTAAGAACTTCGCTTTTTCATTCAACTATTATTTATAAAAAAGtcttgtacatatatatatatatatatatatacacatacatacctttcccaaaccaaaaatagaaaagaaaagaagagaaaaaaaaaacctaatcaaTCCTAACTATCCATCAATTCTAAATTCAAACCATCTATTTCAATAAAATACTAATAAaatgaaggctctaaaagggcaaggtgaaggcccaaaaggacgtcgggggaggtagtaagaaaagacttgatgacctatggtctaaaaAGTGGCTTACaaaatcatgatcatcatcatcatctaagccttatctcaactaattAAGGTCTACTACATGAATcccgttccaccattccactctatcaagggctgtAGCTTTAGTTAGACCATGGGTCATCAATTCTTTACCCATGTTCCTTTGTGCCTTCCACTTGCCCTTGTAGAGCCTTCAATTACCTATTGGTATTTGTTGCATAAGACTAAACCttccaagtctactttccctcatcttattacctattggtgccacTCCTAAATTCTGAATGTGTTCATTTCTAATTCTGCCCTTGTATTGCcactcaacatcctcatttcagctacactcatcctatgaacatgatgtTCCCTTGCTGCCCAACATTTTGTTCTATGGCTGGGCTTAGAGCTGTCCTATAAAAtctccctttcagtttgagtggtaaaTGCCCAACATTCTCCTTGTATGTATTTAGCTATTCTCATCGACATATTGCAAGCCTTTCACAATGTAGTTCATATTTATCACGATATCAGAGTCATTTTGGCTGGTGTTACTCCTCCTATCTCAATCTCAACCTCTGCCATTCATAGTCATGAGTCCACATCTTTTCATCTTTGCAGTCTGATTGAAGCACCACCCTCACTCTTGAAGCCAAACCGATGCAGACCCTGTTTAATACTGCACCGGATCATCTCCATCACACACAGATCTACTGGATTGGCCGTTTGCTAGATTTTCTGGTATCCAGTTGCCCTTTGCCACCATTCAATCCCTGAACTCCTATTAGTAGAAAATACTCCAAGTCAAATGGACCATGCGGCCCATAGATCAATCAAATCACCCTGTGGTGGCTATAGATCAACTAGTTCACCATCAGGGTCCCACAAAAGTATCTAGATAGATTTGCGGGGTTCAGATCATTGACCCAACTGATCATTGTCCCAATTTGATGATTGGAGAGTGTATGGGTTCAACTTCACCGATTGGATAGATAGAGGGAGCGACTCTTGAGCTTTTGTATGGTCATTCCAAGCTTTCATGGGGCCCACTCCTGCGATGCATTATAGATGGTTCAAGAATGGATCTACATGAATCGGGAGGAAGCAATGCATGGACCCTATGTGCGTGCTGTCCTTTGTCTAATGTAGAGTTGATGTAATGGAATTGCCAAAATGGATATCACTACCAACTTCTTTCCTGCAATTGATTTGAAATCCTCGATATAGTTCTTAGCTGCATAGAAATTCCATCAGTGATAAACAGAGGTTTTTGGCATGGTTAGtctctattttttgttttgtatttGTTGCATGTCACAACATATAACACGATTTGATATTCAAAGCATTGGTTATGTTCTTTTGGGTGTCAATGGTTCCAGATTCAACAGAAGCGCTTCTGCCTAATTGTAGTCGATATCAGAAGTTGACTTTCTGGGGACCATTTTATGGGCTTGCTTCCTTTTCACTATTTTTAGGAAATTCAGAAGGTGAGAAACAGTCGTCTTCAACAACATGGTCTACAAATGCTAGTTGACCAAAGAAAAAAGGGTCCTATCTCTATGTGGGCACGATGTATTTGATGAGGGATTGCCATTTGGTCTTTTCCTTCACTGTGCATGGAAGAAGTCCTCCCCCCACCCCCcccgattgattgattgattgattgattgattgatgcacTGTTAACAGATGAGCTAATTGTATGGTCAGTCATTGTTGACCTTAAACTAGCTCCAGTACATGGTGTTTGTCTTTCTTCTGTTCCTGCTTGAGGCTGCAGTTACTGCCGACGTGTTGCTGAATAGGCACTGGGAAGATGTATGTTTTCTAACTTATCTTTGAAAATGCAAAGGCTGCTAGCCCTAGTAAGACTAGAATCCTACTCACCAGAGCTTGACAATATGGTTCCAAATGTGCAAGATTCACCAGCACATCAGGCTGGCAACTGTGTATGGGCCCTGATCCAGAAATCAGGCTATTCTCATTAGGTTGCCACTGCTGCTCGTTGGACTGCTGGTCAATTATTTTTAACACCCAGCTTCTTTGCGTACATATAGCCAGTCTGGTGACCaaaccagtctgatttttgggcaagGGCATATATGCATTCTGGGGTCTGCCCAAATCTTGGATGCAGATCAGTGAGTAGGATTCCGATCATACTGGGGGGTGTAGATCCTTGTCAAGGAATAGTAGGTTGTGAATATCTTACACCCTAATGCACTTACTCATCGTTTGGTATCTTTGATTCTGCCTCAGGATTTTCCGGAAGATCCAACTGGGAGATTCGATGAATTTAAGAATTTCGTGAAATTGAACTTTGAAATATGCAAATGGATAGGCTCATTGATCGTCGCTGCTCAGGTGTGTCTGTGAATTTTCACTTGGGCCAGCACTTCATATGGTTGGGACTATTCGATCCATCCTTTTCATCAGGTGGGCGCTAAAGCGCATGTACCCACTACATACAACACCCACATTGGATGATCCTTCCCATCCGATAATTGGTCTTGGAAATTAAAACAGTGGGAAATTgctggaatttttcaatgaaacttcagggatttgTGAAAAAGATATCAATGCATACTTagaaattaaaacattacaaaaaagtgcacataataggggtttcctttgtatggagtCCTAATGGTATGCCTTGTCcaattgaactgatgcaagtatattcaaagtttattcatataatttataaatggaagaagacatgtatggaaacacaagcaatgcattcaaaagcaaaagaagaatcactagatcaagatacatacatgtttgattttgtgtttggatgcaaagattgcaactaatttgccagaaattgagaaattttgatttttctcaattttctgcaacttgccCATCTccctaaatctcgaaatcgaagctacaaattcattatttttcatggaaaacataagcaatcatatatttgtaaccatttgacactgatttaacgtgATTTTCAACAAAAAACTGGGTTGGAAATCGAAAAACTATCtgtgtttcgtatcacacaggtgggatgcAAGATTTATTGGCCGATactgttgatatttaaaacattggcccCACCTATGCATCTTTCTCTTTACAAATGCTCACAAATGtttatggagtttttttttttccttcattctgGAGATAATCTGGCATTTTGAGGCTCTCTTTATAGCAAGTGCCATGCACACTATTTGCAGGGATTGTCTATTTTCGTAGCCATGATTCTCAGGGCTCTAGGACCAGATCATGGAAGCTACTACGACAGTGACGACGAGTATGCTCCCGCAAGGCTTCCGCTTCTGAAAAACCACGTTCAGCAGATTCCTTATGTTGCGGACCCTCTTTTTCCATTGAAGAATGATTCCTGGAATGTAAGTATTCAATGATGACATGGCACACCATCTCTGAGATCTGGAATGTTCATCAGGTGACAACGCCCCATGTACATGTCCTGACAAGAATTGGGCGGGCCTACTAATCCGGTGGGCCACAATGTTGACTGCGCCGGGCTCTTTTTTTTCCCAAGTGCAGGTTGCCcttgcccatctgatgagtggactggtctAATTTGCCAGCCAATGCATGATCAGCTCCTAGCAGGCTGGCCCACCAATCCAGTTGGCTGCTTAAATATGTCGAGTGCCGACTTTTCTGTGCCTTTTCTTTTTTCCCAAGTGCAGGTTGCCCTtgcccacctgatgcatgacCAGCTGCAAGAATCAGGCTGGCCTGCTAATCCAGTTGGCTGCATGTGTATGTTAAATGCTGACGGTTCCGTGCTCTTCTTTTTCCCAAGTGCAGGTTcaccacctgatgattggactgTCTTGATTCTTTGGCCAATGCATGATCAGCTTCTAGAATCAGGCTGGCCCACTAAGCCAGTTGGCCGCATGTGCATGGTATCATGCCCCCTTTTTTCCCACGTGCAGGTTACCcgcgcctgatgagtggactgcccTGATTCATTGGCTGATACATGATCAGCTGCTAAAACCAGGATGGCCCACTAATCCAGTTGGcgcatgtgcacatcaaatgttGAGGTTACTGTGCCCTTCTTTTTTCCAGAGCGCAGGTGGCCCACTGATGAGTGGACTGCCCTAATTCGCCGACTGGTGCATGATCAGCTGCTAACTCTCTGGATCATTTTTTGCATGCAACTGGTTGAGAATTTATCTATCTGCCGTGTAATTCATCATTTCATGTTCTTTTGATCAGAAAAACAGGCAGTGAGAACTACATTGAAGGGACCCACCCATTTTGTGGCGAGAGGGTTGGCTCCAGTGATTTGTGATACTGTCAATGGAAGGCCTCCCCCTATCCTGAGCGAAGCATGTCtaattgaaaaattaaaaatgggCGCTTGCTTGATGGTAAGGGCATCAGGGTTTGATACACAGATGAAAATATGCATTGCTGTACTATTCTTGTAGCACTCTTAAACATTTGATAAAAATTAGATTGTTACTACAACTGCTTTTGTTGCATACACTCTTAGTAAAATGCGCTTTGCGCTTCACTCATCCCCTCTGCACGTGAGATTGAAATTCCCAGAAATCCAAATTAGTGCTGTGGACGGGTCAGGCCCTATAGTACCCTGTACCCAGGCCAACCGGGTTCATCTCTTGGTTGGTACGTGTACTTTCTTGTTCAGGTGCCTGTTGGGTACCCATCGTCTTTTGATCTAGGTTTTGAGTGGGGTTCAGGACAAATAAGAGTGTTTAAATGGTGGAATCCACTTTGACATGTGCATGGTGTGTAAATGGGGTCTCTTACATGTGTATGGCTTAGaaaattttatttctttctaGAATAGTtaatatatcaatatatataattttaatattaaaactATCTGGATCCAACAAGAGGTGAGATCCCAACCTGACCCTATTTAGGAGAGTAGGGCCCAGTCATTATGTTTATGTTGGATACAGACagtaatgcagaggcattttcacaccgggctcgagtggggtcgcttgttggATGTAGGGGCATACTCGAggtgggtgtggcccacggaggaggtctcgtgttcgaaactcctcaccgggggtgattaatgcgcatttcacactaggcttgagtggggtagcccatgggatgcggggatacactcggggtgggcagcccatgtgatttgaggcccacgaagggggttcggccg
This DNA window, taken from Magnolia sinica isolate HGM2019 chromosome 14, MsV1, whole genome shotgun sequence, encodes the following:
- the LOC131226281 gene encoding tetraspanin-19: MGRIVRSCLQSLLKLVNSAIGMVGIAMILYSLWMFRIWYKQIDGDHFPIPWFIYAFLGLGITLCVITCSGHIAAETLNGHCLSCYMVFVFLLFLLEAAVTADVLLNRHWEDDFPEDPTGRFDEFKNFVKLNFEICKWIGSLIVAAQGLSIFVAMILRALGPDHGSYYDSDDEYAPARLPLLKNHVQQIPYVADPLFPLKNDSWNKNRQ